A genomic region of Plasmodium malariae genome assembly, chromosome: 14 contains the following coding sequences:
- the LPD1 gene encoding dihydrolipoyl dehydrogenase, mitochondrial, putative — protein MNGVINKTKIYFFPFRRNFSTKMDYDVIVIGGGPGGYVCSIRCGQNKLKVLNVNEDKKLGGTCLNRGCIPSKSLLHIAHNYYEAKTRFKESGILIDNIKLDIDSIHKHKNKCMGNLSDGISFLYKKNNVHHIIGHGSIIDENTVLVKTEREEKKVTAERIVIATGSKPIEIPLKKLDDNNVNDIDNVKDILTYDHEVLQTSDDILNFKNIPKTMSIIGGGVIGLEIGSVFSKLGTDVTIFEYNNRLCGFLDADVSKVLQKTLEKIKMKFLFSTSIIGGHLKNNHAILYAKNDKTNEIKKVKSDIVLVCVGRKANFENLNLEILQIQLNEKNKIPVDEYFNVISHPTIKAIGDAIDGPMLAHKAEEEGYILANMLFNELKQNKKKKSHINYNLVPSVIYTHPEVATVGYNEEKCKKLNFNFKSVNFPFAANSRARTIDDYDGLIKLHVEKETNRILGSQIIGNNASDLILPISIYVGNNGSSKSLSKIIYAHPTFSEVIKEVALQSFDKAIHM, from the exons ATGAATGGAGTTATAAACAAGacgaaaatatattttttcccatttcGTAGGAACTTTTCAACGAAGATGGA TTATGACGTGATAGTCATAGGGGGAGGTCCTGGCGGCTACGTTTGCAGCATTCGATGTGGTCAGAATAAACTGAAAGTGCTGAATGTAAATGAGGATAAGAAATTAGGAGGAACTTGTTTAAATAGGGGTTGTATTCCTTCAAAATCTTTACTGCATATTGCACATAACTATTATGAAGCAAAAACACGATTTAAAGAAAGTGGAATATTaatagataatataaaattagataTCGACAGTATTCAtaagcataaaaataaatgtatggGAAATTTGTCAGATGGCATTTcctttttgtataaaaagaACAATGTACATCATATTATAGGGCATGGTAGTATTATTGATGAAAATACAGTTTTAGTAAAAACAGAGAGAGAGGAAAAAAAGGTTACAGCAGAACGTATAGTTATAGCTACAGGATCAAAGCCAATTGAAATTcctttgaaaaaattagatgataataatgtaaatgatATTGATAATGTAAAggatatattaacatatgaCCATGAGGTATTACAAACATCAGATGATATActcaattttaaaaatattcccaAAACGATGTCAATTATTGGAGGTGGTGTTATAGGATTAGAAATAGGTTCAGTCTTTTCAAAACTTGGTACGGATGTTactatatttgaatataataataggtTATGTGGTTTTCTTGATGCAGATGTTAGTAAAGTTTTACAGAAAacattagaaaaaataaaaatgaaatttctttttagtaCGTCTATAATAGGTggtcatttaaaaaataatcatgCCATTTTATATGCAAAGAATGataaaacaaatgaaataaaaaaggtcaAATCTGATATTGTTCTTGTATGTGTTGGTAGAAAAGcgaattttgaaaatttaaatttagaaattttacaaattcagttaaatgaaaagaacaaaataccagtagatgaatattttaatgtaatatCACATCCGACTATTAAAGCAATTGGAGATGCTATAGATGGTCCTATGCTTGCACATAAAGCGGAAGAAGAAGGATATATACTAGctaatatgttatttaatgaattaaaacaaaataaaaaaaaaaaatctcatataaattataacttAGTACCGagtgttatatatacacacccAGAAGTAGCTACTGTTGGatataatgaagaaaaatgtaaGAAATTAAATTTCAATTTCAAGTCAGTTAACTTTCCATTCGCAGCAAATAGTAGAGCAAGAACTATAGATGATTACGATGGTCTAATTAAACTACATgtagaaaaagaaacaaatagGATTTTGGGTTCACAAATTATTGGTAATAATGCCAGCGATTTGATTTTACCAATTTCCATATATGTAGGTAATAACGGGTCATCCAAGAGTTTGagcaaaattatttatgctCATCCCACATTCTCGGAGGTCATTAAGGAGGTCGCGTTACAGTCTTTTGACAAAGCGATACATATGTGA
- the PmUG01_14066600 gene encoding cytochrome b5, putative, with the protein MAVKILKVIDDRDLQKLQNESKCCIIVNGLVFDVTSFYEHPGGYDLFKEYEGKDATAAFNEIGHSVNAKKLMKNYLIGIMKNSDRYKNKINTRMVEDKVEYIEYSAQDEEEGEETAAIKPELDQTKDKVADAEKVNYPMVSLIILLFSIAYYYLFLKG; encoded by the exons ATGGctgttaaaatattaaaagtaattGATGATAGGGACCTACAAAAGCTACAAAACGAATCGAAGTGCTGTATAATAGTGAACGGTTTGGTGTTTGACGTCACTTCGTTTTATGAACATCCAGGCGGGTATGACCTTTTTAAAGAGTACGAAG GAAAAGACGCAACAGCAGCTTTCAACGAAATAGGCCATTCTGttaatgcaaaaaaattgATGAAGAACTATTTAATtggaataatgaaaaattctgatagatacaaaaataagataaatacAAGAATGGTAGAAGACAAAGTAGAATATATCGAATATTCTGCGCAAGATGAAGAAGAGGGTGAGGAAACTGCAGCAATTAAGCCTGAGCTGGATCAAACGAAAGATAAa GTTGCCGATgcagaaaaagtaaattatCCCATGGTTTCCCTCATTATCCTTCTCTTCAGCATtgcttattattatttgtttttaaaggGGTAA
- the PmUG01_14066700 gene encoding conserved Plasmodium protein, unknown function, whose translation MLSLKASRADNFYYGSVEDERSKKKKEKEIKKNNRKDYNEIKFEIPYTIICTKCKIYIYKGERFNSERRKAGYYLSTCFYSFSIFCKNCSNKIIIETNPKNCSYDIIEGARKKIEHFENVLTEGAKNNFNTIDFEQNKKKKGNPFLLLEINALQKKQLPVHFQKEQSHFVHSDGADNNLLEEKKGRKGKSQKCDAGEDKADEDKADEDKADEDKADENKADENKADENKADENKTYENKSDDKIPSCEANGKDCIQDEVDLSTDEDINDIIKENYKRNHMLKNDFVCNSNLRKQLRDIKKDKIKIREEYKKKNIFIDIVNDPYEDLKIEKFILFTKKHRSSIKAKSKYARNTLIKKKKRSIFDKKYLKVEK comes from the coding sequence ATGTTGTCATTAAAAGCATCAAGGGCTGATAACTTTTATTATGGAAGTGTAGAAGATGAACGAtcaaagaagaaaaaagaaaaagaaataaaaaagaacaacAGAAAAGATtataacgaaataaaatttgaaatacCATATACTATCATATGtacaaaatgtaaaatatatatttataaagggGAAAGGTTTAACAGTGAAAGAAGGAAAGCTGGGTATTACTTAAGTACTTGTTTCTATtccttttctattttttgtaaaaattgttCCAACAAAATTATCATTGAAACGAATCCGAAAAATTGTTCATATGATATTATTGAGGgagcaagaaaaaaaattgagcATTTTGAAAATGTGTTAACAGAAGGAgcaaagaataattttaacacAATAGACTttgaacaaaacaaaaaaaaaaaaggaaaccCCTTTCTCCTTTTAGAAATTAATGCACTACAAAAGAAGCAGCTTCCAGTCCATTTTCAAAAGGAGCAAAGCCATTTTGTACACTCAGATGGTGCAGATAATAACCTGcttgaggaaaaaaaaggaagaaaggGAAAGAGTCAAAAGTGCGACGCGGGTGAGGATAAAGCGGATGAGGATAAAGCGGATGAGGATAAAGCGGATGAGGATAAAGCGGATGAGAATAAAGCGGATGAGAATAAAGCGGATGAGAATAAAGCGGATGAGAATAAAACTTATGAAAACAAATCGGACGACAAAATACCAAGTTGTGAAGCTAATGGAAAAGATTGTATACAAGACGAAGTTGACCTTTCAACAGACGAagatataaatgatataataaaagaaaattataaaagaaaccACATGCTTAAAAATGATTTTGTATGCAACAGTAACTTAAGAAAGCAACTACgagatattaaaaaagataaaataaaaataagggaagaatataaaaaaaaaaatatatttattgatatTGTAAATGACCCTTATGAAGATTTAAAAATCGAAAAATTTATTCTCTTCACTAAAAAACATAGGAGTAGCATTAAAGCCAAAAGTAAATATGCAAGAAATActttaataaagaaaaaaaaaaggagcatATTTGATAAGAAGTACCTCAAGGTAGAGAAGTAG